In Carya illinoinensis cultivar Pawnee chromosome 9, C.illinoinensisPawnee_v1, whole genome shotgun sequence, the following are encoded in one genomic region:
- the LOC122276484 gene encoding uncharacterized protein LOC122276484: MACLLPFNNGNLDLTFFVFKPTVVLVDEFVDALKQFSSCTGSLGCLQSSIFKSIHGNMIIWYGAWQKRSCENKGLLCKTLVSMLNSTSSMAILIDHSFIDAYVGESRDSSSAIRFHTGDIISMHAGSAAADSASDIDDLSYACLAVFKSRFPKMEGAAAGVCFRYQAKPKVVCLCVWKSIQLCYSWILSADQRKAILPYLDRFSADIKYDIFRVVYVSSDSVLKFQSFPPTEILENGGESKEGQVMQN; this comes from the exons ATGGCCTGCTTGCTTCCCTTCAACAATGGAAATTTGGATCTAACCTTTTTCGTCTTCAAGCCAACAGTTGTTTTGGTCGATGAATTTGTTGACGCTCTAAAACAATTTTCTTCATGCACTGGGAGTCTTGGCTGCTTACAAAGCTCTATTTTTAAAAGCATCCATGGAAATATG ATCATATGGTATGGAGCATGGCAGAAGAGATCTTGTGAAAACAAAGGGTTATTATGTAAAACCCTT GTCTCAATGTTAAACAGTACATCAAGCATGGCTATCCTAATTGACCATAGCTTCATTGATGCATACGTTGGAGAGTCGAGAGACAGCTCCTCTGCCATAAGATTTCACACAGGTGACATAATATCCATGCATGCAGGCTCTGCGGCAGCCGACTCTGCCAGCGACATAGATGACCTTTCATATGCATGCTTAGCAGTATTCAAATCTCGTTTTCCGAAGATGGAAGGTGCTGCAGCCGGAGTTTGCTTTAGATACCAAGCCAAGCCAAAAGTGGTATGCCTTTGTGTGTGGAAGTCAATCCAACTTTGTTACTCATGGATCCTAAGCGCAGATCAGAGAAAGGCTATTCTGCCCTATTTGGATCGCTTTTCTGCTGACATTAAGTATGACATCTTTCGGGTTGTCTATGTCAGCAGTGACAGTGTACTAAAGTTTCAGTCTTTCCCTCCTACTGAAATATTAGAAAATGGAGGAGAAAGCAAAGAAGGGCAGGTCAtgcaaaattga